One genomic region from Ammospiza caudacuta isolate bAmmCau1 chromosome 1, bAmmCau1.pri, whole genome shotgun sequence encodes:
- the CSRNP1 gene encoding cysteine/serine-rich nuclear protein 1 isoform X2, which yields MSGVLKRKYEELGDDSTYCSSSSCSPLSSSASSGWDTDEENSRGEPKPSSALMSSFTPTSILKKSKRLKKNNVEFDRVTVFYFPRCQGFTSVPSRGGCTLGMVSKHSSSRQFTLAEFSKEQENVRRGKLEEKLKEEKLEALKWKLTMNGTKESEEANQLTIEDISDDDIDVSNVDLEDGFFLQPYPAKKRRALLKAVGVKKIDKEEKRELHNIRLSREDCGCDCREVCDPETCSCSLAGIKCQMDHTSFPCGCTKDGCGNTEGRIEFNQARVQTHFIHTIMKLELEKQQQQSSEKVAEAEPPFRERLPVLGCAAGKGSLEERAVPLAPAFQFSPDLEALGENSCSSDMTDSSISSHPSEDLEEPYESLPSDKSQSDVDDDGLARILHFNDSDAEEESRRGQDDLGCFHPTDFFIEDHGSEAKPIPGHLSHLSECLDENANQDSGGLLEDAAHGRCDGLSCCAPSSTEPCSKSYADLSLSSDSLDFFQSFSDYNLGPLYNSLKEYENLDNFSALQFQLPNFPGFPQAGDQGSCFLESLIGLSESVPETPAPFTDNQLLEDAIKSSLMETVKV from the exons CCACGTCAATCCTGAAGAAATCCAAGCGACTAAAGAAGAACAATGTGGAGTTTGACCGGGTCACTGTTTTTTACTTCCCACGCTGCCAGGGCTTCACGAGCGTGCCCAGCCGTGGGGGCTGTACCCTGGGCATGGTCAGCAAGCACAGCTCCTCCCGCCAGTTCACGCTGGCAGAGTTTTCAAAGGAGCAGGAGAATGTCCGTCGGGGCAAGCTcgaagagaaattaaaagagGAGAAGTTGGAAGCGTTGAAATGGAAA CTGACCATGAACGGCACCAAGGAGTCGGAGGAGGCCAACCAGCTCACCATCGAGGACATCTCCGACGACGACATCGACGTCAGCAACGTGGACCTGGAGGATGGCTTCTTCCTGCAGCCCTACCCCGCCAAGAAGAGGCGGGCGCTGCTGAAGGCCGTGGGCGTGAAGAAGATCGACAAGGAGGAGAAGCGGGAGCTGCACAACATCCGCCTGTCCCGGGAGGACTGCGGCTGCGACTGCCGCGAGGTCTGCGACCCCGagacctgcagctgcagcttggCAGGCATTAAATGTCAG ATGGATCACACCTCCTTCCCCTGCGGCTGCACCAAGGACGGCTGCGGCAACACCGAGGGCAGGATCGAGTTCAACCAGGCCCGCGTGCAGACGCATTTCATCCACACCATCAtgaagctggagctggagaagcagcagcagcagagcagcgaGAAGGTGGCGGAGGCCGAGCCCCCATTCCGGGAGcggctccctgtgctgggatgcGCGGCAGGGAAGGGCTCGCTGGAGGAGCGCGCGGTGCCGCTGGCGCCTGCCTTCCAGTTCAGCCCCGACCTGGAGGCCCTGGGGGAgaacagctgcagcagtgacatGACAgactcctccatctcctcccaccCCAGCGAGGACCTGGAGGAGCCCTACGAGAGCCTCCCCTCCGACAAGTCCCAGTCGGACGTGGACGACGACGGCTTGGCACGCATCCTCCACTTCAACGACTCGGATGCCGAGGAGGAGAGCAGGCGTGGCCAGGATGACCTCGGCTGCTTCCATCCCACCGACTTCTTCATCGAGGACCACGGCAGCGAGGCCAAGCCCATCCCTGGCCACTTGTCCCACCTGTCGGAGTGCCTGGATGAGAATGCCAACCAGGACAGCGGGGGTTTGCTGGAGGATGCAGCCCACGGGAGGTGCGATGGGCTGTCCTGCTGCGCCCCCTCCTCCACTGAGCCCTGCTCCAAGAGCTACGCCGacctcagcctttcctctgaTTCCTTGGATTTCTTCCAGTCCTTCTCGGACTATAACTTGGGACCCCTTTACAACTCCTTAAAGGAGTATGAGAACCTGGATAACTTCTCAGCGTTACAGTTTCAGTTGCCTAATTTCCCTGGCTTCCCACAAGCCGGAGATCAAGGCTCCTGTTTCTTGGAGTCCCTCATTGGTTTGTCTGAATCCGTCCCTGAAACCCCAGCCCCTTTCACAGACAATCAACTTTTGGAGGATGCCATCAAGTCATCACTGATGGAGACAGTGAAGGTGTGA